The Rhodoligotrophos defluvii sequence GGACGGTTGTGACGGGCCGGATCGAGCGCGGTGTCGTGAAGGTCGGCGAGGAAGTGGAGATTGTCGGGATCCGCGACACGCGCAAGACCACGGTGACGGGCGTCGAGATGTTCCGCAAGCTGCTCGATCAGGGGGAGGCGGGCGACAATATCGGTGCGCTGCTGCGCGGCATCGACCGGGACATGGTGGAGCGGGGCCAGGTTTTGTGCAAGCCCGGCTCGGTGAAGCCGCACAAGAAGTTCACGGCGGAAGCCTACATCCTGACGAAGGAGGAGGGTGGACGTCACACGCCGTTCTTCACCAACTACCGTCCGCAGTTCTACTTCCGGACGACGGACGTGACGGGTGTTGTGACGCTGCCGGAAGGCGTCGAGATGGTGATGCCGGGCGACAACGTGTCGATGAGCGTTGAGCTGATCACGCNGGTCGGGCTCCCGTGCCCGACCTCAGGACCCAGGGCTGGGGCAGGGCGGCGCAAAGCGGCCTGCCTCTACCGTCCGACTTGGGACTGGTCAGCCGGCGTATCCGGTGATAAGGATGCGCCGGCTGATGCGTCAGCCGGACTGGTTCGGTCGCGAACCGGTCAAGAGTTTAGGGGTGTAGCTCAGTTGGTAGAGCGGCGGTCTCCAAAACCGCAGGTCGGGGGTTCGAGACCCTCCGCCCCTGCCAGAACAGAATGACGCGACTGGCTGCGGCCGCTGAGGCCCCCAGCGCGTCTTCTGGCGTTTGTGGAATTCAAGGCGAGCACGCCTCTGGTGGCGCAAGGCCGCCGAGGCAGTGGAGTGACTATGGCGAAGACCAATCCATTCCAGTTCGTGCAGCAGGTCCGGGCCGAATTGGCCAAGGTGACCTGGCCGACGCGCAAGGAGACGATGATCACCACGGCGATGGTGATGATCATGGTGGTGCTCGCCTCCATCTTTTTCCTCGTGGTGGACGAGATCTTGAGTTTCGCCGTGGGCTACGTGCTCGGGATCAGGGCGTGAATAGGGCTGGGAAGAATGGCTAAGCGCTGGTACATCGTTCACACCTATTCAAACTTCGAGAAGAAGGTGGCCGAGACGCTGAAGGAGCAGGCGGCGCAGCAGGGCCTGGAGCACCTCTTCGAGGAGATCCTGGTGCCGACCGAGGAGGTGGTCGAGGTGCGTCGCGGCCGCAAGGTGACGACCGAGCGGCGGTTCTTCCCGGGCTACGTGCTGGTGCGGATGGAGATGACGGACCAGGCCTATCACCTGATCCGCAACATCCCCAAGGTGACCGGTTTCCTCGGCTCCGACAACAAGCCGATCCCGATCTCCAATGCGGAAGCCGAACGCATCCTCCACCAGGTGAAGGAAGGCGTCGAGCGGCCGCGGCCCTCGGTCATGTTCGAGGTGGGCGAGCAGGTCAAGGTGTCGGACGGGCCCTTCGCCTCGTTCAACGGTCTCGTGGAAGAGGTCGACGAGGAGCGCTCACGGCTCAAGGTGGCCGTGTCCATTTTCGGCCGGCCAACGCCGGTCGAGCTCGAGTTCGGGCAGGTGGAGAAGGTCTGACGCAAGCAATCTCTCAATCTCCCGTTAACCGGTGGGAGGCCTGATCGCCCCGCCAGCCTGCGGCGGCGACAAGTGCATGGGGCCGCACCACCACCCTCTGCAACGTGAATGCCGGCGATAATCCGGCGGAGAGGACGAAATGGCGAAGAAAGTAACCGGCTATATCAAGCTGCAGGTGCCTGCGGCTTCGGCCACCCCGTCGCCCCCGATCGGGCCGGCGCTCGGTCAGCGCGGCCTGAACATCATGGAATTCTGCAAGGCCTTCAACGCGGCCACCCAGGATCTCGAAAAGGGCGCGCCCTGCCCGACGGTGATCACCGTCTATCAGGACAAGTCGTTCACCTTCGAGATCAAGACCCCGCCGGCGAGCTACCTGCTGCGGCAGGCGGCGAAGGTGGCCAAGGGCTCGAAGGAGCCGGGCCGTGCCAATGTCGGCTCGGTCACCATGGAGCAGGTGCGCCAGATCGCCCAGGCCAAGCTCAAGGACCTCAACGCCCGGGACCTCGACCAGGCGGCGAAGATCATCGCGGGCTCGGCCCGTTCCATGGGCCTGCAGGTGGTGGAGTAAACCATGGCCAAGGTTGCAAAGCGCATTGCCAAGATCAATGAAGGCCTCAGCCGGAACCGGGCCTACCCGCTGGAAGAGGCGCTGAAGCTGCTCAAGGAGCGCGCGGTCGCCAAGTTCGACGAGACCATCGAGATCGCGCTCAACCTGGGCGTCGACCCGCGCCATGCGGACCAGATGGTGCGCGGCGTCTGCCAGCTGCCCAACGGCTCGGGCCGCGACGTGCGGGTGGCGGTATTCGCGCGCGGCGACAAGGCCGAGCAGGCGAAGGCCGCCGGTGCCGACATCGTCGGCGCCGAGGACCTGGTGGAGCGTATCCAGGGCGGCAACGTAGATTTCGACCGCTGCATCGCCACCCCGGACATGATGCCGCTGGTCGGCCGTCTGGGTAAGGTGCTGGGCCCCCGCGGCCTGATGCCGAACCCGAAGGTCGGCACGGTGACGCCGGACGTTGCCGCGGCGGTCAAGGCGGCCAAGGGCGGCGCGGTCGAGTTCAAGGTCGAGAAGGCCGGCATCGTGCATGGCGGCGTGGGCAAGGCGAGCTTCAGCGAGGATGCGCTGGCCGGCAATATCCGCGCCTTCGTGGACGCGGTGGTGAAGGCCAAGCCCGCCGGCGCCAAGGGCACCTATCTCAAGAAGGCGTCGTTGAGTTCGACCATGGGTCCCGGGCTCAAGGTTGACCTTGCGACTTTGACGGCCCCGGCGTAATAGAACGGGTTCGTTTACAAGATTCGCTTGAACTGGTCGGGCCCAGACCCGATCTGTTCAGGCGTTTCGTCCGTTCTGCTGCTGAGCGGCAGGCCGGATGGAAGACCTGTCCGAGACTGCAGGTGCGTGGATGTGTCCGCGCTTAATCTCCTGCATGAGACGGGGAATGGGTTGATCGGCGGATCAGGACACACCATCTGGTGGTGTCTTGTCCTTCGATTGGTTCGAACCTCGGTTTCGCGGCATCCCTCTCGGCGAAGGATGGCGGGACAGGCAATGGGCGCCATTGGCGGCGGCCATCAGCCTAATCGAGGGTGGTGGTCGGCACCGGTGGCAAGTGTGGACGCGCAATATCCCGAAAGGGATGGAGCGCACACGAGGAGAGAGCAAGTGGATAGAGCTGAAAAGCAAGAGCTCATCAACACGCTCAACCAGGTGTTCAAGACCACCGGCGTCGTCGTGGTGGTCGGCTACCAGGGCCTGACCGCGGCGCAGATGAACGCCCTGCGCGGCAGTATGGCCGAGGCCAACGCGACATTCAAGGTCGCGAAGAACCGCCTGGTCAAGCTTGCTCTTGATGGCACGGAATCGGACGGCATCAAGGACCTGTTCAGAGGTCCGACCGCCGTGGCCTATTCGGCCGATCCGATCGCGGCGCCAAAGGCGTTGGTGGCCTATGCCAAGGCGAACGAGAAGCTGGTGATCCTGGGGGGTGCCCTGGGCTCGCGGGTTCTCGATGCCAATGGCGTCAAGGCCCTGGCCGAGCTGCCGTCTCTCGACGAGCTGAGGGGCAAGCTCATCGGCCTCATTCAGGCTCCCGCCACCCGTCTCGCCGGCGTGCTTCAGGCGCCCGGCGGCCAGCTGGCGCGGGTCCTCAATGCCTACGCCACCAAGAGCGAGGCCGCTTGACGGCCAACTTCAACAACCGGTTCGAACCAATTGAAAGAAAGTAAGAGACATGGCTGATCTGTCGAAGATTGTTGACGAGCTGTCGAATCTGACGGTTCTCGAAGCGGCCGAGCTGTCAAAGCTCCTGGAAGAGAAGTGGGGCGTCTCCGCCGCAGCCCCTGTCGCGGTCGCCGCGGTCGGCGGCGGCGCTGCTGCCGGCGCGGCCGCACCGGCCGAGGAGCAGACCGAGTTCACGGTGATGCTGAACTCCGCCGGCGACAAGAAGATCAACGTGATCAAGGTGGTCCGCGAGATCACCGCGCTCGGCCTGAAGGAAGCCAAGGACCTGGTGGAAGGCGCGCCCAAGCCGGTCAAGGAAGGCGTGTCCAAGGCCGAGGGCGAGGACATCAAGAAGAAGCTCGAAGAGGCTGGCGCTACGGTTGAGCTTAAGTAAATGCCATTCGGCGCGGGAAGGGGCCCATACCCTTCCCGTTGTCGGAACAAGCTGGACGTTTCCCAACGGTTTTCCAGGCAGCCGCCGCAGAGGGCTGCCCGGAAAGCCGTTTAAAGCGTTGAATGAAGCGCTCATAAAGGAGCCGAAATGACTCAGACTTTCACCGGTCGCAGGCGGGTCCGCAAGTTCTTTGGACGTATGCAGGAAGTTGCGGAGATGCCGAACCTCATCGAGGTTCAGAAGGAATCGTACCAGCAGTTCCTTCAGGTGGATGAGCCGGCGGGCGGGCGCGAGGATACAGGCCTGCAGGCCGTGTTCAAGTCCGTATTCCCCATTAGCGATTTCTCGGGCCAGGCGATGCTCGAATTCGTGCGCTACGAGTTCGAGCCGCCGAAATACGACGTCGAGGAGTGCCAGCAGCGGGGCATGACCTATGCGGCGCCGCTGAAGGTGACCCTGCGCCTGATCGTGTTCGAGCTGGATGACGAGACCGGCGCCAAGTCGGTGAAGGATATCAAGGAGCAGGACGTCTATATGGGCGACATGCCCTTCATGACGGACAACGGCACCTTCGTCGTGAACGGCACCGAGCGCGTGATCGTCTCCCAGATGCACCGCTCGCCCGGCGTGTTCTTCGACCACGACCGCGGCAAGACTCATTCCAGCGGCAAGCTGCTGTTTGCCGGCCGCATCATTCCCTATCGCGGCTCATGGCTCGACTTCGAGTTCGACGCCAAGGACATCGTCTATGTGCGCATCGACCGGCGCCGCAAGCTGCCGGTGACGACGCTGTTCTATGCCCTCGGCCTCGATGGCGAGGAGATCCTGCACTATTTCTACGATACTGTGACCTATACGCGCACGGCCGAAGGCTGGCGCACGCCGTTCGATCCCAAGCGCTATCGCGGCGTGAAGCCGGAGCGCGACCTGATCAACGCGGCGACCGGCGAGGTGGCGGTCGAAGCCGGGCGCAAGATCACCCCGCGGCTCGCGCGCAAGCTGGCCGAGGAAGGCCTGACCGAACTGCTCGTGCGCAACGAGGACCTTTACGGCTCCTATGTGGCCGATGAGCTGGTCAATCCCGACACCGGCGAGATCTATGCGGAAGCCGGCGACGAGATCAACGAGGCGATGCTGAAGGTGCTCGAGGAGGCGGGCTACGAGGAGCTGCGCATTCTCGATATCGACCACATCACCACCGGCGCCTATATCCGCAACACGCTGAAGTCGGACAAGGTGGAGAACTACGAGCAGGCGCTGCTCGAGATCTACCGCGTCATGCGGCCGGGCGAGCCGCCCACGCGCGAGACGGCGGAGGCCCTGTTCCACGGCCTGTTCTCCGATCCGGAGCGCTATGATCTCTCGGCAGTGGGCCGGGTGAAGCTCAACATGCGGCTCGACCTCCACAGCCCGGACACGCTGCGCACGCTGACCCGCGACGACATCCTGGCGGTGGTCAAGACCCTGACCGACCTGCGCGACGGCAAGGGCGAGATCGACGACATCGACCATCTCGGCAACCGGCGGGTGCGCTCGGTCGGCGAGCTCATGGAGAACCAGTTCCGCGTCGGCCTGGTGCGCATGGAGCGCGCCATCCGCGAGCGCATGAGCTCGGTCGACATCGACACGGTGATGCCGCACGACCTCATCAACGCCAAGCCGGTGGCCGCCGCGGTGCGCGAATTCTTCGGCTCGTCGCAGCTGTCGCAGTTCATGGATCAGACGAACCCGCTGTCGGAAGTCACCCACAAGCGGCGGCTTTCAGCCCTTGGCCCGGGGGGCCTCACGCGCGAGCGTGCGGGCTTCGAGGTGCGCGACGTGCACCCGACCCATTACGGCCGCATCTGCCCGATCGAGACGCCGGAAGGCCCGAATATCGGCCTGATCAACTCGCTGGCGACCTTCGCCCGCGTCAACAAATACGGCTTCATCGAGGCCCCGTACCGCAAGGTCAAGGACGGCCGCGTCTCGGACGAGGTGGTCTATCTCTCGGCGATCGAGGAGGCGAAATACCATATCGGCCAGGCGAACGTGAAGCTGGACGCCGACGGCCGCTTCCTGGAGGAACTGGTCACCGCCCGTATCGGCGGCGACGTCACCATGGTCTCGCCCGACCGGCTCGACTATGTGGACGTGTCGCCGAAGCAGCTGGTGTCGGTTGCGGCAGCCCTCATCCCGTTCCTGGAGAATGACGACGCCAACCGTGCGCTCATGGGATCCAACATGCAGCGGCAGGCGGTGCCGCTGATCAAGACCGATGCGCCGCTGGTGGGCACCGGCATGGAGGAGGTGGTTGCCCGCGACTCGGGCGCGGCCATTTCCGCTCGCCGCACCGGCATCGTGGACCAGGTGGACAGCCGCCGTATTGTCATCCGCGCAACCGAGGAGACGGACCCCGCCCGCTCGGGCGTGGACATCTACAACCTCGCCAAATTCCAGCGGTCGAACCAGAACACCTGCATCAACCAGCGTCCGCTCGTTCGGGTTGGCGACCGGGTGAAGGCCGGCGACATCATCGCGGATGGTCCGTCGACGGATCTCGGCGACCTGGCGCTCGGTCGCAACGTGCTCGTCGCGTTCATGCCGTGGAACGGCTACAACTTCGAGGATTCGATCCTGATCTCGGAACGGGCCGTCCGCGACGACATTTTCACCTCTATCCATATCGAGGAATTCGAGGTGATGGCGCGCGACACCAAGCTCGGGCCGGAGGAAATCACCCGCGACATCCCGAATGTCGGTGAAGAGGCCCTCAAGAACCTGGACGAGGCCGGCATCGTCTATATCGGTGCCGAGGTGAAGCCGGGCGACATCCTGGTGGGCAAGATCACGCCGAAGGGCGAGAGCCCGATGACGCCGGAGGAGAAGCTCCTGCGTGCGATCTTCGGCGAGAAGGCGTCCGACGTGCGCGACACCAGCTTGCGGGTGCCGCCGGGCGTCCAGGGCACCATCGTCGAGGTGCGCGTGTTCAACCGCCACGGGGTGGACAAGGACGAGCGCGCGCTTGCCATCGAGCGCGAGGAAATCGAGCGGCTGGCCAAGGACCGCGACGACGAGCTGGCGATCCTCGATCGCAACACCTATGGCCGTCTCGCCGACTTCCTCAACGGCAAGGAGGCGGCCGGCGGGCCGCGCGGCTACAAGGTCGAGGGTGCCATCGATCAGGCCAAGCTCGACGAGATGCCCCGGTCGAAGTGGTGGGAGATTGCGCTGGCCGACGAGAAGTCGCTGTCAGAGCTCGAGGCCATGCGCCAGCAGTATGAGGACTCCAAGAAGCGGCTGGAGCAGCGGTTCCTCGACAAGGTCGAGAAGCTGCAGCGCGGCGACGAGCTGCCGCCCGGCGTGATGAAGATGGTCAAGGTCTTCGTCGCGGTGAAGCGCAAGATCCAGCCCGGCGACAAGATGGCGGGCCGCCACGGCAACAAGGGCGTGGTCTCCAAGATCGTGCCGATCGAGGACATGCCCTTTGCAGAGGACGGAACGCCGGTCGACATGGTCTTGAACCCGCTCGGCGTGCCGAGCCGCATGAATGTCGGGCAGATCCTCGAGACCCATCTCGGCTGGGCCTGTGCGGGTCTTGGCAAGCAGATCGCACAGCTGTGCGATATCTACTACGAGAACCGCAAGATCGAGCCGCTGAAGGAGAAGCTCGAGGGCATCTACGGCAAGTCCGACGGCCTGGCTGAGCTATCGCCGGAGGAGATGATCACCTTCGCCGAGAGCATGCGCGGCGGCGTTCCCGTTGCAACCCCCGTGTTCGACGGAGCCAAGGAGGAGGACATCGTCCACATGCTTTCGGAAGCGGGCATGGACACCTCCGGCCAGGTGACGCTCTATGACGGCCGCACGGGCGAGCCGTTCGATCGGAAGGTGACGGTCGGGTATATCTATATCCTCAAGCTGCACCACCTGGTCGACGACAAGATCCACGCCCGCTCGATCGGCCCATACAGCCTGGTCACCCAGCAGCCGCTGGGCGGCAAGGCTCAGTTCGGCGGTCAGCGCTTCGGCGAGATGGAGGTCTGGGCGCTGGAAGCCTATGGCGCCGCCTACACGTTGCAGGAGATGCTCACGGTGAAGTCGGACGACGTGGCCGGCCGCACCAAGGTCTACGAGGCGATCGTCCGTGGCGACGACACGTTCGAGGCCGGCATCCCCGAGAGCTTCAACGTGCTCGTCAAGGAAATGCGGTCGCTCGGCCTCAATGTCGAGTTGATCACCTCCGAAAGTTGACCGTCGCCCCACATAACGGCCCGGGAATTCTTCGCCGATTCCCGGGCGACCGTCCGCGACAGGCGGACCCCGCAAATTCATTTGAAGCCGCGCTGCCCGCGCGAAGGAGCCTGGACCGATGAATCAAGAGGTCATGAACCTTTTCAGCCCCGGAAGCCCTCCGGCGACGTTCGATTCGATCAAGATCTCGATCGCGTCGCCCGAGAAGATCCTGTCCTGGTCCTACGGTGAGATCAAGAAGCCGGAGACGATCAACTACCGGACGTTCAAGCCCGAGCGCGACGGCTTGTTCTGCGCCCGGATCTTCGGCCCCATCAAGGACTACGAGTGCTTGTGCGGCAAGTACAAGCGCATGAAGTACAAAGGCGTCATCTGCGAGAAGTGCGGCGTCGAGGTCACCTTGAGCCGCGTGCGCCGCGAGCGCATGGGCCATATCGAGCTGGCCGCGCCGGTTGCGCATATCTGGTTCCTCAAGTCGCTGCCGAGCCGCATTGCCCTGCTGCTCGACATGACCCTGAAGGAGATCGAGCGGGTCCTCTATTTCGAGAACTACATCGTCCTCGAGCCGGGGCTGACGCCGCTGAAGCCGCGCCAGCTTCTGACCGAGGACGAGTACATCGCCTATCAGGATGAGTATGGCGAGGATGCGTTCACCGCATCCATCGGCGCGGAGGCCATCCGCGACCTCCTGCGCGAGATCGATCTGGAGAAGCTGAGCGACAGCCTGCGTCAGGAGATTGCCGAGTCGACCTCGGAGCTCAAGCCGAAGAAGCTCGCCAAGCGGCTCAAGCTGGTGGAGGCTTTCATCGAATCCGGCAACCGCCCGGAATGGATGATCCTGACGGTGATCCCGGTTATTCCGCCGGAGCTGCGCCCGCTGGTGCCGCTCGACGGCGGCCGCTTCGCCACGTCCGACCTCAACGATCTCTATCGCCGCGTCATCAACCGCAACAACCGGCTGAAGCGGCTGATCGAGCTGAAGGCGCCGGACATCATCATCCGCAACGAGAAGCGCATGCTTCAGGAGGCGG is a genomic window containing:
- the secE gene encoding preprotein translocase subunit SecE, producing MAKTNPFQFVQQVRAELAKVTWPTRKETMITTAMVMIMVVLASIFFLVVDEILSFAVGYVLGIRA
- the nusG gene encoding transcription termination/antitermination protein NusG, encoding MAKRWYIVHTYSNFEKKVAETLKEQAAQQGLEHLFEEILVPTEEVVEVRRGRKVTTERRFFPGYVLVRMEMTDQAYHLIRNIPKVTGFLGSDNKPIPISNAEAERILHQVKEGVERPRPSVMFEVGEQVKVSDGPFASFNGLVEEVDEERSRLKVAVSIFGRPTPVELEFGQVEKV
- the rplK gene encoding 50S ribosomal protein L11 — translated: MAKKVTGYIKLQVPAASATPSPPIGPALGQRGLNIMEFCKAFNAATQDLEKGAPCPTVITVYQDKSFTFEIKTPPASYLLRQAAKVAKGSKEPGRANVGSVTMEQVRQIAQAKLKDLNARDLDQAAKIIAGSARSMGLQVVE
- the rplA gene encoding 50S ribosomal protein L1, producing the protein MAKVAKRIAKINEGLSRNRAYPLEEALKLLKERAVAKFDETIEIALNLGVDPRHADQMVRGVCQLPNGSGRDVRVAVFARGDKAEQAKAAGADIVGAEDLVERIQGGNVDFDRCIATPDMMPLVGRLGKVLGPRGLMPNPKVGTVTPDVAAAVKAAKGGAVEFKVEKAGIVHGGVGKASFSEDALAGNIRAFVDAVVKAKPAGAKGTYLKKASLSSTMGPGLKVDLATLTAPA
- the rplJ gene encoding 50S ribosomal protein L10, which codes for MDRAEKQELINTLNQVFKTTGVVVVVGYQGLTAAQMNALRGSMAEANATFKVAKNRLVKLALDGTESDGIKDLFRGPTAVAYSADPIAAPKALVAYAKANEKLVILGGALGSRVLDANGVKALAELPSLDELRGKLIGLIQAPATRLAGVLQAPGGQLARVLNAYATKSEAA
- the rplL gene encoding 50S ribosomal protein L7/L12; amino-acid sequence: MADLSKIVDELSNLTVLEAAELSKLLEEKWGVSAAAPVAVAAVGGGAAAGAAAPAEEQTEFTVMLNSAGDKKINVIKVVREITALGLKEAKDLVEGAPKPVKEGVSKAEGEDIKKKLEEAGATVELK
- the rpoB gene encoding DNA-directed RNA polymerase subunit beta, with amino-acid sequence MTQTFTGRRRVRKFFGRMQEVAEMPNLIEVQKESYQQFLQVDEPAGGREDTGLQAVFKSVFPISDFSGQAMLEFVRYEFEPPKYDVEECQQRGMTYAAPLKVTLRLIVFELDDETGAKSVKDIKEQDVYMGDMPFMTDNGTFVVNGTERVIVSQMHRSPGVFFDHDRGKTHSSGKLLFAGRIIPYRGSWLDFEFDAKDIVYVRIDRRRKLPVTTLFYALGLDGEEILHYFYDTVTYTRTAEGWRTPFDPKRYRGVKPERDLINAATGEVAVEAGRKITPRLARKLAEEGLTELLVRNEDLYGSYVADELVNPDTGEIYAEAGDEINEAMLKVLEEAGYEELRILDIDHITTGAYIRNTLKSDKVENYEQALLEIYRVMRPGEPPTRETAEALFHGLFSDPERYDLSAVGRVKLNMRLDLHSPDTLRTLTRDDILAVVKTLTDLRDGKGEIDDIDHLGNRRVRSVGELMENQFRVGLVRMERAIRERMSSVDIDTVMPHDLINAKPVAAAVREFFGSSQLSQFMDQTNPLSEVTHKRRLSALGPGGLTRERAGFEVRDVHPTHYGRICPIETPEGPNIGLINSLATFARVNKYGFIEAPYRKVKDGRVSDEVVYLSAIEEAKYHIGQANVKLDADGRFLEELVTARIGGDVTMVSPDRLDYVDVSPKQLVSVAAALIPFLENDDANRALMGSNMQRQAVPLIKTDAPLVGTGMEEVVARDSGAAISARRTGIVDQVDSRRIVIRATEETDPARSGVDIYNLAKFQRSNQNTCINQRPLVRVGDRVKAGDIIADGPSTDLGDLALGRNVLVAFMPWNGYNFEDSILISERAVRDDIFTSIHIEEFEVMARDTKLGPEEITRDIPNVGEEALKNLDEAGIVYIGAEVKPGDILVGKITPKGESPMTPEEKLLRAIFGEKASDVRDTSLRVPPGVQGTIVEVRVFNRHGVDKDERALAIEREEIERLAKDRDDELAILDRNTYGRLADFLNGKEAAGGPRGYKVEGAIDQAKLDEMPRSKWWEIALADEKSLSELEAMRQQYEDSKKRLEQRFLDKVEKLQRGDELPPGVMKMVKVFVAVKRKIQPGDKMAGRHGNKGVVSKIVPIEDMPFAEDGTPVDMVLNPLGVPSRMNVGQILETHLGWACAGLGKQIAQLCDIYYENRKIEPLKEKLEGIYGKSDGLAELSPEEMITFAESMRGGVPVATPVFDGAKEEDIVHMLSEAGMDTSGQVTLYDGRTGEPFDRKVTVGYIYILKLHHLVDDKIHARSIGPYSLVTQQPLGGKAQFGGQRFGEMEVWALEAYGAAYTLQEMLTVKSDDVAGRTKVYEAIVRGDDTFEAGIPESFNVLVKEMRSLGLNVELITSES